One window of the Zymoseptoria tritici IPO323 chromosome 12, whole genome shotgun sequence genome contains the following:
- a CDS encoding CH5 domain-containing protein (hypothetical CH5 domain protein): protein MTPTSTILFVFLVQLSLSIISTIGAQKVNDIAWWFFTLIFTSSGKNDKEARKLRSEVVRLSREMKATSAQDNFAKWARLRREHDKAKEAYDKMTRNSSSTRSSFDSIFSKLRWLGTQGINFIVNSTFSKQAMFWLPKGWLPHSAEWVLSLPRAPLGSISVNVWALACGAVIAMITEGVAALWALRSKAADSSKGQMQKEKIAMPGNGLGQEKKEL, encoded by the exons ATGACACCAACATCGaccatcctcttcgtcttcctcgtgcAGCTCTCCCTCAGTATAATCAGCACAATTGGCGCGCAGAAGGTCAACGACATT GCATGGTGGTTCTTCACACTCATCTTCACCTCATCAGGAAAGAATGACAAGGAGGCTCGGAAACTCCGCAGCGAGGTGGTCCGACTCTCACGCGAAATGAAGGCAACCTCGGCGCAGGACAACTTTGCAAAATGGGCGCGACTACGACGTGAGCACGATAAGGCGAAAGAGGCATACGATAAGATGA CTCGCAACTCCTCCTCTACCCGCTCCAGCTTCGACAGCATCTTCTCAAAACTCCGCTGGCTCGGTACTCAGGGTATCAACTTCATTGTCAACTCGACGTTCTCGAAGCAGGCCATGTTCTGGCTACCAAAGGGCTGGTTGCCGCACAGCGCTGAGTGGGTCTTGAGTTTGCCGAGAGCGCCGCTCGGAAGCATCAGCGTCAACGTCTGGGCCTTAGCTTGTGGAGCTGTGATTGCAATGATCACGGAGGGTGTCGCAGCTTTGTGGGCATTGAGATCCAAGGCAGCGGATTCGAGCAAGGGCCAGAtgcagaaggagaagatcgcGATGCCAGGGAACGGTCTGGGTCAGGAGAAGAAAGAGCTTTGA